GAGTGGGCTTAGGAATATGGGCCTAGGGTTTTGGGGGAAACCCCTTACTATAAATAGGAAATGATAATTAGGGGCAAAGGGTTGGTTCATTtggttttagaaacttgtattagacAATTAATAATTGTATGCAAGTTTAAGCCTTTGAATATTCAAATCTTCATCTTCgtgttcttgatttcttgatcatcatcaagtttggattccgcccatccttggtgattgtttgatatcgttgtttgatcCGGATTTTTGGGACTTACAATCCGTAAGTGCTTTCTGGATTGGAACTCGGCCCATAAACTCCAAAATACCGCTAAACTTGGCTAATTCAGGGTTTTTCTGCATATCCAGAtcacaacaactgttgtgaagaggatcaaaGATCACACTGGAACCCTGCACATTAAAATCAGTACAACATGCATCAACACTTAGAACATTTTTCACCAAAACAATTACAAGTGAATTTACAGTATGCACACcaaaagcgaaatcagacatGTGCACTATAGGCGAAATCACAAATGTTATTCAATATGCACTTAAAAGCGAAATCTTCTTAACACATAAGAGCTGAATCACATCATATACCTATGAGCGTAATCACATGATAACACTAAAGGCGAAATCACTTAACAACTTAGGGGCAAAATTAGAAAGATGACACACGAGCGGAATCACATGATGTCTTCAAAAGTGAAATCACATTATGTACATAAGAGCGAAATCACAAGACTTAACCATTTTGGGGCGAAATCATCAATAAACACTCAAACTTGTtgaaatgataaaattgatcttGTAATCTTGTTAACCTGATGATTCCGAGACTAATGATATGTTTTAATTGCATTATTGACCCTAAACCAACCCTAGATCTAAGTTTGTAACACCCATACATAGACAAACATTACAAAGCATCAAATTGATTACAATTAATACACATCAACATGATCAGCACATTAAACCGACAGTGTATGATTGATTCCAAGTTCCAATTTTAACAGATAACACCCTAGATCTAAGTTTTGTTCATCAACACTGCCGATAGTTCAATCTAAAGGTGATATTGGTCAAATTGGTTCATGAAATACCTTGCCCATGATTACAAGATGACATAGACACAAGATCCGAGGAAAAATGGGCAGCAATTCGTTTCGAAAGCAAGCTTTTAAGGGTTTCGCTTATGGTCGCTGGAGAGAAAAGTCTTATGAGCGAAATGTGTAAAGTGACACTATGGGCGAAATCAGATGACTTATATAGTcgacctgatttcgctcttaaTGACAAACAacctctcgagcgaaatcagttttggagctataagcgaaatcacatgtGAAGCAGCTTATGAGCGGAATTACCTTTaagtgacacatgagcgaaatcagaacatgattttcaaaaatttaacttTTTATCAATTTTCTGATTAAACACCAACAcgcccagttaaccaagtccaagtcaatgaccttggtcaactgcttggcctgccaagtccaacttaatgaccttggttgaccggaTTATGAAGTACGCGGTCATTTCATTCTGAAAATACTTCAAATTAATGCACTTTTGAACATTTTGAACCTTCAAACAATTTTCAACTGTCAAACAATGTACCAACCTCAGTTTAAGTATCTCCTACTTACCCAGCCCTCATCAAACACAGACATGATCTGCACAAGGCTTTGATCGTCCGATTCCCaacgtcagttgtcgaaaataaaatgagaaactaaaatctttttggattttaaacaggataaactgaaaactgtacacataatctttttgtgagtgtgttaggggatcatatcagctgccgactagaCATAAGCACCGTTAAGATATAATTTCATACCAagcattaaacaattcgcgtagattgccgatatactgatcctcttaaattctcacaaaactttcaatctgtccgagatacagaattagtgttttaggacttaaacctctacatgtgtcccacctcagtatatactcccgtatccagatcccagtattcagtcttacaggtgagtataccacagctgatatctgttcaggggttaggtgcgagggccgtgagagctcaggtcgatatttccgtatacgcaaagagatgacggcttcgacttttcggtttgtcccctttagaggatcttttgattacaacaacagtgactatcaattttattgtttcatcgactTGCTAAGGGCGAAgttatgtttcaagctttttgcagaaagtattatccggggactaggtcagtacttccatacagcagaagtcccaggacaataccccacgtagacgcaagtaaattttatgtttatatcccaaactgatctactgattttgtaaaaacctatcggcacatcttttgcgagactgcttaattgcattttaaacgatacaaatctttagcgtactatgtccgtctagctgatgtactatcatttcccatattctacacaaactctttttgaatttttctaatgtttttgatttttgaattttatcatgtttttgtatttttctgcgattttctccccctaaaaagaaaaacatatttttttgtgtttttgtttttatcgaaaagcagaaaataaactgtacaaagaAAATTGACAACACGACATGGTTCACGTCAGATCCccgcccaactcggcttcacattctataaccctcccagattgcagatttttcatcccgtttaatttcaaaaggtaataaaatctctttttgtcaaatgGTTTTATGTAAAAatccgctttctgatcatcggtgtgcaagtgctcaatccgaattaactttttcttgtgacaatcacggataaagtggtgacggatttcaatgtgtttagtttttgaatggtgaaccggatttttagtgatgttaatagctgcttcattgtccacatagatcggagtatctaagaactgcaaaccgaagtcacgcatctgctgttggatccaaaggatctgcgagcaacagctggaggctgaaacgtattcagcctcacatgtagagagcgctactgcggtttatttcttgcactgccaggtgacgagtcgagttccgaagaactgacacccagcagtggtggactttgcgttttgcttgcagcttccaaagtcagaatcagcgaaaccagataaagtaaagtcacccgatcgaggataccacaagccgatgcttgggcagcctttcaaataccgtaagatacgtttcactatggtcaggtgtgactgctttggattcgactgatatctggcgcagaggcacgttgggtacatgatgtccggacgggaagccgtgagatacatTAGCGATCCAATGATTGATCGGTACAATGTCTCGTCCATTTTCACTCCATTCTTGTCTGGACAAATCCCATGATTCTGTGCAAGGGGGGTTGaagcaggactgcaatctgtcatgtcgaacttgtcaagcacgtccttcacatactttgtttgatgaatgaagattctATCGGGCATTTGCTCCACCTGCAGCCCTAGGAAGAAcatcatctcccccattgaactcatttcaaactttttcttcatcaccttctcaaattctttacacaggtcgtcgttggtggaaccgaaaatgatatcgtcaacataaatctgcacgatcaacaagtgTCCTGCCTCTTCCCTGGTAAACAACGTGCAATCTACTgtccctcttgtgaacccgttggccaacaagtactgggaaagcgtctcgtaccaggctctcagggcctggtgtagtccgtaaagcgctttgtccagtagatacactttgtttttgtgcagtggatctgtgaaccccggcggttgccccacgtacacttcttctttgatttttccgtaGAGAAAGGCAGATTTGAcatcaagttggtacactttaaAGTCTTTCCAAGATTCGAAggctagaaagatccgaattgcctcGAGCCTGGTAACCAGTGCGTAAACTTCCTCATAGTCGATGCCTTCTTGTTGACTAAACCCTTGTACCACAAGTCGcgctttgttcctcaccacgacaCCTCTATCATCACgtttacacttaaacacccacttcTTCTTGATTAACTTCTGATTCTCAGGCAAATcgacaagtctccagacgcccaacttttcgaactgttgcagctcctcctgcattgcattcCCCCAGCTATCCTCGGTCAACGCTTCTTTGTAGGttctgggctctatctgcgaaatgaaacattttaatgagacttctttctgcaaaTCAGCAATAgatgaataaaaacaagtaagagCTCGGTTCAATTGATCtcgggttttgacaccactttgtagATCACCAATAATCTGTTCTGAAGGATGGTAAGACAACGCCCGTGGCATAACGGTGTCAGGCACTATCACTTCCGATTCCAAATTCGATATATCGagatcaacggtttgatcctcAGCCTCCGTCGAAGTATCATTTGGCTCCTCGTCAAAGGttggagcgggttcctcctctgagtcgtcagaaacgtcaaatgatggagctggttcctctggtggttcgtgagttGTTCCACTCGATCCTGCTTCAttgtcgtgagtacccacggtagGTTGAGAAACTTCTAGCGGTATAGATTCTGGCTCTTGTGACATATATTGTTGGTACTGGTACAGAAGAGCTAGTTTCTCATCACTCGGCTGAACCGGcagttgaaacgactcccagagcttgtcgtaatcgaacaggaatctttgttCGGGAAGTTGTGGAGATGGAGTGTGCTTCTAACAATCTACGTGTTGAACTTGAATTACTTTCCCCAGACATGgcacgaacaccctcttcagcgggcttgcgtaacctacaaagaaaccctcattagatttagcgccaaatttaccgttttcatcaataaacgtgcaaggaGATCCAAACGGCTCCAgaaactcaagatttggcttataacGGTGCAacagctcaaaacacgtctttttgtacttcttgacagtaagaacacGATTCAACGTGTAGCAGGCTGCAGAAACTGCTTCGCTCCAGAAAAAGATTGGTatcttggaatcggctaacattgtaCGGGCTGTCTCAATAAGGGTCCGATTCTTTTGTTCAGCAATGCCGTTCTGCTGTGGTGTGTACGGTGCactaaattcatgaagaattcccttctcgttgcagaactcgtacatcttgTTATTTTTGAATTCCGTTCCATTGTCGCTACGAATCCTCCGGATCTGCAGTTTATACAcagtttccatcttcttgaatagCACCATCAAAgactcaaaagtttgatcttttcTTTCCAAGCACACAACCCAAGAGAATCTcgtaaagtcatcagtcaccaccaGGCAATACAAGTCTCCTCTGATGCTCtttacgttgacaggcccgaagagatccatgtgcaatctctcaagaggtaacctaaTCGGGTTGAGGATCTTCAAtgggtgtgacttccgagtctgctttcccttcttacacgctacacaatcatcatttaaatgaaaatttttcaaattaaccccatcaaccaaatcattgtgtactAAAAAGTTCATTTTGCGCACAtaaatgtggcccatctttcgatgccacattatCGAATCTTTTTCTGTCGCTTTAGTCTTTgacacaaaacactgtttctgatgagttgttggtgttgcgacGCTCATATCAAGTATATAAAGATCATTCTCCCGCGAAGCGCGCAACAgcaccatctcatcagggattttaaaccctggtttcaacacCACACATTCAGTTTTAGTAAAATGTACACTAAACGCTTTATCACATATTTGTGAAATACTGAGTAAATTGTTTGTTAACTCTACTATGCAGTTCACTTTGTCAAACGAAATCACGCCATTTGACAGCGTTCCTTGACCAACGATCCTTCCACCTTGATTCCCGGCAAATCCAACATAGCTTTAGTTTATTGATTTGACATCATAGAGAAGAGCTAGCGTCCTAGTCATATGCCGTGAAGCACCGCTATCCATAATCCATTTTGACAGTATAGACTTGCgcagcccctgcaaacatcaaaacaatttattcaaacaatgaagcccaaGATTTCTTTACTTCAGACACACTTCCGAACACAACATCACACTTCTCGTCTGTTTTCTGAAAGCTAAATGTTACGTTGGAAACCTCTTCTTTCACACTTGATTTTACTTTGTTGGTTATTGGTGGAAATTCAGCAAGAAATTTATCAATTTCATTCTCAAACTCAACTacatcatctttaaaaatatttgaATCAATTTTCAAAGCATTCTCCATCTTTTTAACCTCAACAGACGGTTTCGACTTCGCGAcccaagattgattttcaaaaacttttgttTTAGGGTAAATCTTTGAAGTCTTGCGAGTCTTAGAGGATTCGCCAACctcgaaagtcgatttcggcttatcctccgacttcaaagattcacctctTTTCAAAATGCGGATCGGAGAAACCATCGGCTTTTTGCCCTTTGTGTCAATCGGTGATttaggtcgaggtttttgaacgtTTGATTTTTGAACAGTTGATTTTTgaacagtttgtttttgaacacttggtttttgAACAATTGGTTTTTGAACAATTGGTTTTTGAACAggttttacaacaacaggttTCTCAATCACTTTCTGACACTGTTTCGCCATGTGTCCGACTTCACTGCAGCGATGACACacccttttgtcatattcgacaaaagttgTTTTGACTGACTCTTCCTTCAACTTtttcgctgcattgaaatcgtccacagctttttgactaaaaatataatctttctcATCGTCAAGACTTGGACCAGCGACAAAAATTTCATTCATCTTCTCTTTTGGCTTAAACACCTGCTTAGccgttttcttttcaaacccggttcctttgtttttaaagttgtttttcttGTTATGACCTTTACCAACCCCTTCTATCTTTCCTGAACTTATTGGACGTGATGTAACAAACGATTTCttaggttttgaaaagaattcattgttattaacctcgttaatgttcatttcaaccaaTTTAAACACTCTTTCAACATTTTCAATCTTTACATTCTGAAGTGGATACTCGAAatcggaataaagtttgtctgttccaaccatagtgtataccaccatgatcggatcatcattcgcactcttCTCCGATTTCGGTATGTATTGATCTAAGAAATTCCCTTCATCTTCAGAATCACTAACAACCTTCTCAGATAGAGCCTTTTCAGATTTCTCACTctcctcatccaacacctgatcgacaacagttttgataacctgagattcgttgtcggtatcggatggggagaatgtgacatctatggtctcaggcaaatcatcctctatcgatctcaatttgagattcaatgcagcttccaccccatctggatatttctgtgtgtaatgattccacattgggggtggaacgctcttaaagACTGGTGCAGCATGTGGCTGCTGGGGGACAATCTGTTCAAGAACGTacgatgaagccacataactcattaactttttatcaatctgatcattttcaattttagctaatTCGATTTCTTTCTTAAGCGATGCGAtcgtgtctaaatgaaaattgacttccttttgtttattaaatagtgttgctttagccaattttCTAGCTTTATCGTTTTCAACACTTTCCTTTTGGATCATCTTGATTGACCTGGCAAGAGTATCATACGCCTCTTTAACTTGGCGAAGGTCAAATTTAATCATATCAGAGtggtgtttcaattcctgatacttagtgtctttttcaagacactccatgcatgGTTCTGAACACTGTTTgcatggtgtttcagggattgaaacaactTTTTCAACAACCTGCTCTACATAATCAGCTTTACCGACATTGTCTAACTCAGACTCAGATATTTTGACAGATTTGAtctcctgaactccagattccTGTCGTTTGACTGACACACTATTGACAGACTTTGACTCCTCGAGATCTGAATCTACCTCTTTGAGTTTTCCCATAAGCGCTTTGTCAGCtatgtctttcaatgcttctccagtcatctctttcgacacatctatcaattcttcaacggcttctttcttctcttcaaaCCTTGGGCATGATCCGGTCTTTGGTTCTTCaaaataacctgcaaaagattcagaaATTTTAGGAGGCAATACAGATTTCATTAAACTTCCCAATACCTCCTGCTCTAACTGATATctcttgtaggatcggttttgacactgttcgattgcgtaacgaacgttcgacgtgtggaatccgtgaacgtgcgtgaccgaacacacaataatgTACTAGAACTGTGATTCTTATTGAAGAATATGACGTGTACAATGCAAGAATCACATGGAGagagctttctctctctagacttggaTCTCCTAAATCAGcaaaatgagcaaaagtcttaaactttaaacctaaagctcctatttataggccttggaattaatgagatttctcattaattaccaaattgccaccttgctaattctatctaaatattacaatataagcttgatttcttcggtttctcgctacgactcgaattgacgaaggcgatagacattaatgcactaacaatctcccccttggatattgccgcagtcaatctcgtagcatcTTGTCTTTCTCTATTtcaaacagaatccccgtggatctgtcttcgagCTTCCGTTGCTCCTCATCTCGGTagactctttcttcaggctcccccttcatcaagcttccgtgcttttaggatcgacgcctggctttccgtagcaatagaatcagaaacctacacatctcaacctctcgtaagacaaaataattttgactctaatagaattcactcaaaattctcaaacatataacacacaatattgtgattcaaattaatgaatcatctaaacatttgaggattatcttccaacttctcatgatcttaaccaaaccaatttgttcatcttgtttagcccttgagattttgaatatcagcttttcaacatcagttgtcgaaaatctttttgaatttttcaaaatttcatgctaaaacacactaaaatctatTTGGATATTTGTctttaatgaaaagcagtaaagaaatatttacagataatatttttgtgagtttgtgaaagaggatcatatcagtttttgagacacatcacaagcaccgttaagcttgatttcattttcagttctaaacgattcacgttgattgacgatatagttgtcctcttaaactcaatctaaaaacttttgAAATGCTTactgatacgttaaggtatattaattttgcactaaattcttatggaccccacgatctcagcatatcccctcatcatgcaatacactaactcaagtaatgcctttaaactttgatcaactgtgatttgtgcgaagacaaagcagaatgtttaaacattaacaatcaggtcgatacttccatatacgcggagaaagtccaatgtttaaacaaaataaagaaaataaaacaagttgaaattgtttaggctttaaccaccaggtcgatacttccgtatacgcagagtaggtccaaagcttaaacgaaacaccaaagaaaataaatcagaacgtttaggcaataacatccaggtcgatactcacgtatacgcaaaggatgtccaatgcttaaacaaaataaagaaatcaaacaagtttaaatctttgcaaaatgaaatgcacaatcacagcgatttttcagcaaagtagtgaaagttcacaaacttaaccagttttatgctttttggcattcagcgattactgagtaggtacacaatcacgaaggacaaaactaagtactatgctttcaaccatgtttcccactagaactaggctttttcatttaagtttgtatcgttatcgcaaatctactagtctagctgagcctatcgtcacatatttagtgagatcgtttatcacatttgacatttcatttcttttctttagcatgctgtgaaagtataactgatttactatcatttcctctttt
The sequence above is drawn from the Helianthus annuus cultivar XRQ/B chromosome 12, HanXRQr2.0-SUNRISE, whole genome shotgun sequence genome and encodes:
- the LOC110893353 gene encoding serum response factor-binding protein 1-like; the protein is MTGEALKDIADKALMGKLKEVDSDLEESKSVNSVSVKRQESGVQEIKSVKISESELDNVGKADYVEQVLDEESEKSEKALSEKVVSDSEDEGNFLDQYIPKSEKTKKLKEESVKTTFVEYDKRVCHRCSEVGHMAKQCQKVIEKPVVVKPVQKPIVQKPIVQKPSVQKQTVQKSTVQKSNVQKPRPKSPIDTKGKKPMVSPIRILKRGESLKSEDKPKSTFEVGESSKTRKTSKIYPKTKVFENQSWVAKSKPSVEVKKMENALKIDSNIFKDDVVEFENEIDKFLAEFPPITNKVKSSVKEEVSNVTFSFQKTDEKCDVVFGSVSEGLRKSILSKWIMDSGASRHMTRTLALLYDVKSIN